GAAGGCGGTGTTGAAGTAGTCCTCGGTGCCCGTGCCGTGGAGCCGCGGCGGCCAGGCGTCTCCATCGACGAAGATCATGTCGTCACCCTCTCCGTACCAATCGTTGACCTGGCGATCGAAGACGTCGATGTTCAGCACACAGCCGACGTATTGTCCGCGCCCCCGCACATCGAGGATCGTGTAGTTGCGGGCAGCGTCGAGATTGGGCTCGCTCCAGGGGCCTCCGATGGCCAGGCCTGCGCCAACGGGGCGCCGATCGTCGAGGCGGTAGTCCTTGCGAGTCCAGCCCTTTTCCGTGGCGACCCCCGCGCTGGGATTCTGTCGATGCCAGCTGGCGTGGAAACGGGCGAGTTCGGGATCGAGAGCAGGATAGGCCTCGTAGTCGATGTAGTAGTAGAAGAGGATGACGCTCTCGCCCTGGTTCTCGATGCTGAAACGTGCACCGTCAGCGAAGGGCATCGGAAACCAGCAGTTGAGGCTCTTGCCGTCCTCCGGGCTCGCCTGCAACGGGAGGGAGTCGAAGTTGCGGCGGCGTCCGAAGCCGAGGCCGAAGAACTCGCCGACCGGGACCTCGACGCTCGGGGAGGTTTCACCGTCCCACCAGATGCGCAAAACGCTCTTCATGAGGTCGTCGGGGTCGTCGGGCAACGGCATCGTGGTGACCCAGATGTGTTTGATGCATCCTGCGCCGTCGATGCTGCCGAGGTCGGCGGTTTCGCCGGGCTGGATCGCCAGGCAATCTGCGTTGCCACCGCTGCGATCCCAGGACGAGAGGCGGTGGCGTTCGAAGGTTCGAAGGCGTGCGAGGTCAGCAAGCGAGCCGGTTCCGATCTGCATGCGTCCCTCCTTGGATACGATCGGCGAGGGTAGCCATTCCGGAAGCGCGGGACGCCTGGAATCCCCGGAAGCCAGGATCGTCTCCCAGGGACCGACCCGTATGGGCGTGCCGTGGTGGATGTGGAGTGAGCCCTCCGGACGACGACAACGTTCGATCCACCGCCCGGCTGCGACCCTCAGCCCCTCCGAGCTCGGGTTGAAGCCAGATCCCCACATTTCGCCGGATTGAACCGCCGGGCCACCTCGGACGACTCAGATGTGGGATGGTTTGTCTCCAGGAGGAATCTGATGTCGATTCGAATGATGCAGTGGGTCCTTGGCCTCGCCCTCGCGTGCCTGGTTGCGGTACCGGGCCCGGCCCAGGTCCGCGAGGACCTGCTCGAGGGAGATCCGCTCGGCGGGCAGGGCAAAGCGACGAGCCCCGTCCCGGTGCAGGATCCCGACGCGCCGAAGAAGAGGGTGCCGAAACCCACGCGGCACGATCCGCGCGAAGGAAAGGTGGGCGAAGAGGCCACTACGCCGGGTGCCGTAAGGCCTCCACCGATGCGGCCGGGCATGGGTCAGCTCGATCCCAACCAGATCGACAGCCGGCCAAAATCCGACGTCGGCATCCGCATCGTCGAAGCCGTTCTGCCGCAAGTCGAGGTCGTCGTAGAGGTGAAGAACCACGGCCCCACTCCGCTCGACCGCAGCGCGATCGTCTCCGTGCGCGTCGACACGGGCGATGGTTGCGACTGGCCGAGCGGGAATCCCGTTGTCCCGGTCTCTGGCCTGCGAGTCGGTGAGACACGCCAGGTCATCGTCCGCACCCGCAACCCGCGATGCTCCGAGCGCTACGCCCGGCCCTGCGAAGAGCTATCGGTGCACGCAAGGGTGGCGCCGTCGATGCGGCGTGGCGAAGGCTATGCGGATCCCAACCCGGCCAACGATCGCGCGACCGCGCGT
This portion of the bacterium genome encodes:
- a CDS encoding DUF2961 domain-containing protein; the protein is MQIGTGSLADLARLRTFERHRLSSWDRSGGNADCLAIQPGETADLGSIDGAGCIKHIWVTTMPLPDDPDDLMKSVLRIWWDGETSPSVEVPVGEFFGLGFGRRRNFDSLPLQASPEDGKSLNCWFPMPFADGARFSIENQGESVILFYYYIDYEAYPALDPELARFHASWHRQNPSAGVATEKGWTRKDYRLDDRRPVGAGLAIGGPWSEPNLDAARNYTILDVRGRGQYVGCVLNIDVFDRQVNDWYGEGDDMIFVDGDAWPPRLHGTGTEDYFNTAFCPTQVFSSAYHGLTLYSGNPSWPWGGKNSMYRFHVEDPIRFEESIRVTIETGHANALANDYSSTAYWYQAARSEPLPALAPVAERLPRPDPPELARPRG